AATCTGGTTAGACAGAACCAGCGTCCGGCCCGCGGACTCACTGGCGGCGGGGGTTGCGTTTGGCCTGGACCTGCCTTGGGAAAGCGGCGATGTACGACGATCAGAGTACGACGATAGCGCGCGGATCCGGCGCGTCGGGCGCTTACTAAGGGCCTCCGGCAACGTGCTCCCGAGGCCCACCATTGACCAACGAATCAGCTAGTTGTTTTGGTCGTCGTTGTCAGGGAGATCGGTCATCGGATTCGAGATCGTGTGCCCCAGAGGTGAAGCCGGAGCACCTCCGTGAGCAAAAGCCATCGATGTGCCGAACAACAGAACTGTTCCCAACACCAGCACCGTCAGAACGTGTCGCATTCTCGCGCTCCCCCCTCCCCAAACGTTGTGTGGATCACGACCGCCGCACGCCGGGGGTCGCATGAGAGTCGTGCCCACTTTGGGTCGGAGTTAGACGCCGCGCGACGCGGAGGCTGGACCGTCGGAGGGGAGTCTCCTACAACGTAGCAACGCCTCTTTATTGGGTGGAGTTGACCCGGTTTGGTGGACACCTCCATGAAAGCGCGCGTCAAGCCCATCAGCTCGGAACCCTTGTGGTCATACCTCCATTCGTGCCCGACGCGTACGCCGGCACACACGTAGCGATCGGACCCGCGGCTCCCTAATCCCTATCGGGGGGCCTGATGCCCATTGTCCACGGAGGGCAGCCGGGGTTCCGAACTCTCCTGAGCTGTGGAAAGCGGTCCGACGTCACCTCGCCTCGTAGCATCGACGCTGCGTCCATACTGTCCAAGCCAATTCGGCAAGCTTGCGCGCTGTGGCCGTTCGCGCATCCTGAGCACCGCGGCGCGCCTTGATCCGTTCGTAGTAGCGCCGGAGTTCCGACGAGACACGGATCGCCGCAGTGACCGCTTCGATGAACGCCCAACGAAGCCACTTGTTCCCATGGTTCGTCAATGGCCCGTGGATCACGCGGGCACCGGACGCGTACGTTGCCGGAATGAGGCCAGTGTAGCTGCCAAAGTGTTTGGCGGTTGGGAAGCGATCCATGTCGTCAACCTCGTGACGAATCAACACGGACAAGAACGCGCCAATGCCGGGCAGGCTGGCCAACCAGGTGACCACCTTGTCATGTGTGGCGAGTGTGGCAATCATGTGTTCAGTCCCTGCGATGTGGTCACGTATGACGCCCAAGAGTGCTAAGTCATCGTGCAGCAGGTTACCGTCGGGCTGTGGAAGAGTCACTTGTCGGAGCCAGCGAAGGCCGGCGACCCCATAGAGGTCCGTCACCTTGGGGCGTTCGACCACGTGCTGAGTGAGCAGGGCCTGGATCCGATTCTTTATCATCGTTTGTAGCCGGACAAGAAACATGCGCCGGCGCAGAACTCGTTTGACAGCGCGGACCTCCCGGGATGGCGCGTGAGCAGCAGGGATCAAATTCGTCCGGAGGAGATGGGCGAGGACCTGTGAATCAATGGCGTCGGTCTTGATCCGCGCGGATGCAATCGCCCGCACCTTGGTCGGATGCGCGAGGACCACTTCGTCAGCAATCTCAGCGAGCCAGTCGTACATCGGCCCCCAGAGGTAGCTTGCCTCCACGACGGCTTTCATTGGTTGGTCCAGATCGTCCAAGGCCTCGTGTACTGCAGCACCGGAACTCGAGATCTGACGGCGACGCAGAACTGCCCCAGATTCATCGACCACAGTG
This region of bacterium genomic DNA includes:
- a CDS encoding IS110 family transposase, which gives rise to MLYVGVDAHKATAHITVVDESGAVLRRRQISSSGAAVHEALDDLDQPMKAVVEASYLWGPMYDWLAEIADEVVLAHPTKVRAIASARIKTDAIDSQVLAHLLRTNLIPAAHAPSREVRAVKRVLRRRMFLVRLQTMIKNRIQALLTQHVVERPKVTDLYGVAGLRWLRQVTLPQPDGNLLHDDLALLGVIRDHIAGTEHMIATLATHDKVVTWLASLPGIGAFLSVLIRHEVDDMDRFPTAKHFGSYTGLIPATYASGARVIHGPLTNHGNKWLRWAFIEAVTAAIRVSSELRRYYERIKARRGAQDARTATARKLAELAWTVWTQRRCYEAR